The Pseudoalteromonas sp. N1230-9 genome segment CTGCCAAGGGCTTTTAATGTTGATACTGCTGGCATGTGTGTTTTTTCTAAAAACTGCATAAGTTCGTTTTGTGCATCAGCAGCTTGTACACCACCACCGATATACGCCACAGGACGCTGCGCTTCACTCAATATTTGATTGGCAATAGCAACTTGGTTTGCGTCTAATTTTGGTAAATAATCTTCGGCGGCTAACCAAGGGTGAAATGGTACTTGCGCCATTTGGATGTCTTTGGGGATATCGACTAACACAGGGCCTGGGCGGCCGCTTTGTGCTATGTGGATGGCTTCTTGTAGGATTTCGGCTAAGTCTTCAGCTCTTTCAACCATGTAACTATGTTTAGTGCATGATAACGACATACCTAACACATCCACTTCCTGAAAGGCGTCGGAGCCTATCGCTGCGGTAGGTACTTGCCCTGTGATAGCAAGCAATGGCACTGAATCCATCATCGCATCAGCAAGCGCGGTTATTAAGTTGGTCGCACCTGGGCCTGATGTTGCAAAGCACACACCTAACTTACCTGTGCTGCGGGCAAACCCTACTGCTGCAAAACCAGCCCCTTGCTCATGGCGCGTCAAATAATGTTTGACTGGCGCACCGTACAAAGCGTCGTAAATAGGCATGATGGCACCGCCTGGGTAACCAAAAACATCCTTAACGCCATGTTTGGCTAATAAATCGATTGTTAATTCTGCGCCTGTCATCGTAAATCCTCATTCCTCAGTGACATTGTGTATTTGCTGCGACTCAAACCTTAAAACAAAAAAGCCCCCCGGACTGTTAAGTGCGGGGGGCTTTTTAAATGCTTCACTTTTCTCTAAGCACTAACTCGCCCCCGCGGTAATAATAATCACCACGACGTTAATCAGAATTAGAGAAAGTTTGTTTGTAAGCATTTATCTGTAACCAAATTTTGTTCATTTGTAGCGGAAATCTAGCCATCCCGCTGCCTTTTTCTATTAGTACCGCGCTAAGCCCTTCAAGTCAACAATAAAATTAATTCAAAAAAACATACAAAAAACACTCAAAAGGAAATTAATATTCAAAATATAGTTAATAAAGGGTTTATATTTCACTTTCACACAAATATGGAAATGTCATACCTCTTTATTAGCTATTCTATGGCTGATTAATTTTTAGCTCTTAGCTCGTATTTTTTCTGCTTTCATTCGATTTAATTTAACTGCTTATGGAAAATTAGTTTAGTATTGAAAACAGTCACAATTTGAAAGGGAAAATTATGAGATTCATTCAGCGCTTTAATGCTCTGTTTTTTATGGTGCTACTACTTGGTTTTAGCCAATGTGCATTGGCAGAGCCGGGACTATGGAAAATAGAAAAAAACGGCATTTCGTCCTATTTATTTGGCACTGTGCATGTTGGTGATAAAAGCATGCAAGGTCTACCAAAGAAGGTTACATCTGCAATTGAGAACAGTGATAAAGTTATTGTTGAGGTTGATATCAGCACCATTTCAGCAACCGAAATGCAGCGTCGTTCACTGCCTTTTATGATGCTTAAAGATGGAAAAACACTGCAATCAGAGCTTTCTGTAGATAACTTCAATAAGCTACAAAAATACTTTGCCGATAAGTCTATAGATATCGCAATGTTTAAAAACTTAGCACCGTGGGCTGTGATGGTCACCATGATGCAAATGGAGTTCCAAAACGTTGGTTTTTCAGATCAATACGGCATCGACAAACAAGTACTTGCTTATGCGCAAGCACACAATAAACCTATCGGTGAATTAGAAACTCTTGAGCTACAAATGGAAATGTTTACTCATTTAGCAGTTATGAACGATAAGATGATTGAAGAAACATTTGAGCAGCTAGCTGATGTCGACACTTACTTTTTTGGCCTTATCAATGCGTGGAAATCTGGCGATATGAAAACGCTAGCAAAGTTTTATAACGAAAGTTTTGATGATTCTCAATACGGTGAACTAAGTGAGCAAGTAATGCTAATCGATCGCAATAATAATTGGGTAAAGCAACTTTCATCACGTATCGGCAAAGAAAAACTATTTATTGCCGTTGGTGCTTTGCACTTGCCTGAACAACATGGTTTGCTAAAGCAGCTAACCGATAAAGGCTTCACGGTTACACGTATCTAAATGTTCTATAATCAAATTCAAATTTTATAAGCGCCTTTTATGGCGCTTTTTTTGTGAAATCAGCCATCTCTAAATAGTGTTCAATACCTGTGATTTTGTCACTTGCATGATGATTAACGTACACGACAGTACTTGTCCCTGCGGCGCAGATTTTTTCTATCAGTAATAGCACTCGCTGCCTATTTGCTTCATCAAGGCCAAGGCAAGGCTCATCTAAAATTAATAAATTAGGGTGTTTTATCATCGCCCTCGCAATCAAT includes the following:
- a CDS encoding TraB/GumN family protein, which encodes MRFIQRFNALFFMVLLLGFSQCALAEPGLWKIEKNGISSYLFGTVHVGDKSMQGLPKKVTSAIENSDKVIVEVDISTISATEMQRRSLPFMMLKDGKTLQSELSVDNFNKLQKYFADKSIDIAMFKNLAPWAVMVTMMQMEFQNVGFSDQYGIDKQVLAYAQAHNKPIGELETLELQMEMFTHLAVMNDKMIEETFEQLADVDTYFFGLINAWKSGDMKTLAKFYNESFDDSQYGELSEQVMLIDRNNNWVKQLSSRIGKEKLFIAVGALHLPEQHGLLKQLTDKGFTVTRI